The nucleotide sequence AGCTTCTGGATAAAGGAGAGATCATAATCAGTACTCCTGAAAAGTGGGATGCACTGTCTCGCCGGTGGAAACAGCGAAAGCACATCCAACAGGTCAGCTTATTTATAGTTGATGAACTTCATCTACTTGGGTCTGATAAGGGACATGTTTTGGAAGTCACTGTATCTAGGATGAGGCGTATTTCAAGTCATATTGGCAGTAACATACGGATCGTAGCACTTTCAGCTTCACTTGCTAATGCTAAGGATCTCGGTGAATGGATTGGTGCTACCTCTCATGGCCTCTTCAACTTTCCTCCAGCAGTGAGACCTGTGCCATTGGAAATTTACATTCAGGGTGTGGATATAGCGAACTTCGAGGCAAGGATGCAATGCATACTCTAGTGTTGAGGGTGGTGGAACTCCGTTTCTCCTTGGGTCAGAAGACGAGATGGATACTTTCACCACAGGTGTTGAAGAAGAGACGCTTAACAATACACTTAAATGTGGTGTAGGCTATTTGCATGAGGGTCTAAGTGAACTTGATCAGGAACTTGTAACCCAGCTGTTCCTTGGTGGGAGGATCCAAGTGTGTGTTGGGGAAGACCATTGCCTGCTCATTTGGTTATTGCCATGGGGACCCAGTATTACGATGGCCGTGAGAATGCTCACACCGATTATCCAATTACAGATCTGCTTCAAATGATGGGTCATGCCAGCAGACCACTTCAAGATAACTCGGGGAAATGTGTTATATTGTGTCACGCACCTCGCAAAGAGTACTACAAGAAGTTCCTTTTTGAGGCCTTCCCTGTTGAGAGCAATCTTCACCATTTCTTGCATGATCATATGAATGCTGAGGTGGTGGTTGGTGTTGTAGAGAATAAGCAAGATGCCGTGGATTATCTTACTTGGACTTTCATGTATCGGCGGCTGACAAAGAATCCTAACTTCTACAATCTTCAGGGTGTAAGTCACAGGCATCTTTCAGACCATCTTTCTGAGCTAGTTGAGACTGTCCTGAATGATCTTGAATCAAGTAAGTGTGTGGCTATAGAGGAGGACATGTACCTGAAGCCCCTCAACCTTGGCCTTATTGCTTCATACTACTACATTAGCTACACAACTATTGAGCGATTCAGCTCTATGCTGACCCAGAAGACTAAGATGAAAGGACTCCTAGAGATTCTAGCATCTGCTTCAGAATATGCAGAGCTTCCGGGTCGTCCTGGTGAGGAAGAATTCATTGAGAGGCTTGTTCGCCACCAGAGGTTCTCTATCGAGAAGCCCAAGTATGGTGATCCACATGTGAAGGACAATGCTCTGCTGCAAGCCCATTTTTCAAGGCATACAGTGGTTGGAAACCTGGCAGCTGATCAGCGTGAGATTCTTCTTTCTGCCCATAGGTTGCTCCAGGCAATGGTTGATGTTATATCCAGAAATGGTTGGCTTAGCCTTGCTCTTAGCGCAATGGAGTTGAGTCAAATGGTGATACAAGGCATGTGGGATAGGGATTCTGTGCTGCTTCAAGTTCCACACTTCACAAAAGACTTGGCCCGGAGGTGCCAGGAAAACGAAGCGAAGCCCATCGAGAGTATCTTTGATCTTGCTGAGATGGGTGTCGATGAGATGCGGGATCTTTTACAGCTATCAAACTCTCAGCTGCAGGACATTGTTGAATTCTTCAAGCGGTTCCCTAATGTTGATATGACCTATGAGGTCCGTGAGGGTGACGATATAAGCGCTGGTGACAATGCAACTGTGCAGGTAACGCTGGAGCGCGACATGACTAACTTGCCATCTGAGGTTGGTCCAGTTCATGTGCCAAGGTTCCCCAAGCCCAAGGAAGAAGGCTGGTGGCTGGTGATTGGTGACAGCTCCACAAACCAGTTTCTTGCCATCAAAAGAGTGGCACTCCAGAAGAGGGCGAGAGTGAAACTTGAGTTCTCTGCTCCTGCAGAGGCAGGGAGAAAGGATTACATGATTTACTTGATGTCAGACTCTTACTTGGGCTGTGATAAGGAGTATGAGTTCACCGTTGATGTCAAGGATGCTGGAGGGGATTGATGATGAAGACTTGACACTGTGTCGCATAGATGCGGTTAACTTGGAGTGTGTATtgtagcacattattggagtgaGTATTTTTTTTAATCAACTTGTTGCTTCCATAAGCTTGCTGCTCCTGTAATGTTGATTTTAGTGACGTGCAGTAGAAAATGTTATAACCTGTTGATGCACCAACGGTGTTGGTGTTTTAACCTGTTCTATTGGCAGGGTACGACTGCCTTCAAGTTCCTCTTGTTTCCATCTATCCTCTTCCTACTGAGATGGTGGATATGGGATGGATGCCTTTCAGCATTGGCTGTTCAAATTTACCATGTATTTTGTGGATACCGTGAAACAAGAGTGCTGACACCGTCTCTTTTCTAAATCCTTTTGACATGTATCAACATTTTTGTCTGATTGTAATTCTCTGTTTTGGTAGTTGTCCCTGTAACAATGCTTCTGTCTAAAATCTTTGGGTTCTGAATGAAAAAGGTAATGTATCCAAAGTTGTGAATAGATGGGGGCATTAGTCGGTTCCGGCTTACAGGGATTGGTGCGAAGATTAGTACCATACCCGTCTTCTGTTGCAATGGAACCACAGGGGAGACAGTCGCATCAAGTGGCAAGCAATTTGTGGTGCACAAACTAGCTGCACATGAGatttatatattaaaaaaagtgCTTATGACTGGTCTCAAGGCATTTTCTGTATCCTATGAGCATGTAGCCTGTGCTAACGGTCAATCCATGTTTTAAAACAACTGCTAGTTTGTTTGCTCATCACAGGTTTATTTGCATTACTTGTAATATGTAATAGCTCGATCAGCATAATACATTTTTCGTCCGTTGTGAAATACGTGAAGCATAAATAAAAGAGCTACTAGATGAACATCAGATCCGTAGGCTCAGGCGAAGATTGAAATCTCGCTACGCATGGTTGTTGCTTGCATATTCTGCTCGCCTGCCCAGATGGACAAATTAGGGTCGGGTCCGCTATGGCTCCCGTCGATAAACCGTTCTCCACGCCCCCTCCGATGCAGCTTCACTTTGCAAAATCTGAGAGAAGAAGAACCATAATATGGTGTTGAGAGGAGAGAGGAAAGAGAAATCAAGACAGGAACTGAAGTTGGGAATTTTTGACCTGTTGTTACCTTACCTGGCCTGGACAGTAGGTAGGTCAGAGATGATTTCGGAAGAAACAAGCCCAACCCGAGCTTTAGCACCCATACACGCAAGAACGAACGAGACCCATACAGGCGCCGTGGTCCCTGGTGGAGATGCGACGCTCAGCTCCAGATGTGGGAGACAAAGTGGATCTATATTCGTATAGACGGTGCTCGCATCGTTCCGAGGACTAGGAGTGGTTGACTTGCAAAAATATATTCTCTGTCTCTGTTGAATCGTGCTATCTTTTGAGGGGGAAAATATTTGTCGGTGACCTCAAATAACTTTTTTATGCCGTTATTATGTCTtctctgatttttttttatttctttttgagCAACGTCTTCTCTGATAATATATAGCAAGTATAATCCATTTGTGCAAGCTTCGGGATAAATTTTCCTCGATACTAAGCATCGATCATGATGCGATTTGAGCTggagtttttggatttgggggcTTTGGCATAAAAGCTGGCTTTCTAGCTGTTGTCGTTATTCTATTGACCAGCAAATGCGCTCGTGCGTTGTAACAGAACATACAAATTACTACGTGGCCATGGCGGTCATCGGGACAACTTATAGCTTAAAGGTTTATGTAACGATTAGGGCGTGTTCGCCTGATCTGTTGCGCAGTAGATTTCGGATGATTCAGTAGTGTTCTGTGAAAGAGAATAAGTTGGAAGTTGAGCAGCCGAACACGTTGTATATTGCGTTATCTATTCTCATATATTAGTGTTAGAATTAAACTTGGTACCATACCGCTCTAACTCGTATTGTTCCAAAGGCTTATAGAGAGACTTATCAATGATTATTACATCGTGCATTTCAATTGGATGGGACTCCGTCCTGGAAATACTCCGTCTTCCAATTTATTTGTTGGAATACAGGCCCGTCACTTGATCATAACAATAATAAATAAGAAGAAAATAAGACTAGCAGCGCCTTCCTCTTATCCACACACACTAACAGCCCAGCTTATCAGAACCAGAAACAAATCCACGAAATTAATCCATGAGATCGGGATGGCTGGGGTGACGCTCAACGAAATTATACATACAACCTGAACAAAAGGACGATGAAACATGGCAACTCATTCGGACGAAGAATTGCTAACCCTGCTGCCAGCATCTAGGCACTTTCTTACCGTAGCAGGGACTCGCAGATTATTAGCACCAACGCCAGGAAGGCACACGACATTACCATATAGCAGGAACTAGCTGATTAGCACCAACGGCACAGTGCTCGTGACGTAATCACCTCTCGAGCCAACTAGCTTGTAAGTTACAACAGTCGAAGTATGATAAACAGCACAGCGACAACACCAAAGGTCTGTTAGATGAGCATATATAACAAGGTCCATGAGGGCCTTGAACCAACTTGTAAGTTACAAGAGTCGAAGTCACATAAATAACCCAACAATAACACAAGTCTAACTTGCATATATCCTAGACAGGTCTGTCAAATACTAGTAAGATATAAACAGCACGGCAACTGCACCAAAGGTTTGTTAGATACTAGCTAGATGAGCAGAACAAGGTCCATTAGATACTCCAGCAGTGTGATGTCTAATTAAGATGCCGCCCAATATGCTTGTCTAGATCATGTATACCCACATCAAGTGCGCCATGATACCAATATGGCTCGGGCACCGGCCACCTGCCATCCAATATGTTTTTGTCCCAATGTAAGTTGGCTGTTGAATAAAATAGTCTAAGCAAACAGAAACAAGTGGCAATGCGAAAACAGAAAGAAATATACCTGTTTTTCTGTATCCCCTTCTTTGTCCCACCACCAACACTGacaggcataggatggttatatCCACTGTCATCAAACATAATTTATTTTTCAGAGTTCGTAAAATAAGTGAAATGGCTACCAGTTAGCATTGAGATGAAAATAATACCATTCTGATGGTAAAGAATTCACTCCACTTAGAACTTCAACAATCTTGTGCCTTGGTAAGAAAGGAGTTACACCGCTTCCATCCCAGAAGTTCATGCCAACAAAACTCCCATCAAGATTAATAAGCGGGCCTCCAATCCCAGCctagttttttaaaaaaaggtcCAAGGTTACTGTAAAACTTGTAATTCCTGATAAGTTCAGTAGATGCAATATGATTAAACTGGTTACCATATAAAACAACAGTAAGAGAGATTCACCACAGTACCTTCTTGGTTTTACAAGTAGACAGCTGAACATCTTTGCAATCAAGTTTGCAACTCTTGTTTCCACGCTTCACTTCACCACTTGCGGCCATCAATATACCAAATTTAGCATCACGCCCTATAGCTACAACCTTTTTAGATGTGTTTTGTGCACTTTTAATGAAGATGTCGTCCGGACAAATAGCACTGAAATTCTTCTTGAGACTGACAATAGCAATGTTATAGTCTAAATTATAAAAGTCCAATGTCCCACCAGCACGTTGATTCGGTGGGAGAAACACCTCAATCTGCAATGAGAAAGTGAGCTCAGCAAACCATCATTAAACTTAAAAGACCAAAAGTAATGATAAGGAATAAGGAGCACCAACCGTCAAGCTATTATCAATGCTATCCTCATTACAACGATCTCTAACTAAACTGGCTGAAGTCAGGATGACAGTGTGCTTAGCTTTGCTTCCATGCTTTATAAGCAAGCCTGTGCATGCAAAAGATCTCACATACCCTACACATTATAAGTTTAGTCATTAGTTAGTGAAGATAAAATACTAGCACAGAAATGTAAGGAGCACACAGCTGGAAAAATCACCATTGAATGAAGCAAGTGAGACAACACGACGGGATACATCTGTCACAACTTCTTTTGGAAGTTGATTCCAGACACACTCCTCAGAGCCACCGGGTGGATCACCATAGGGAAACCCTTTCCAAGGAAGTAATTCGCCAAAGCATTCTTCAAAATGATTAAGCAATTGCCCATTGACTAGTTAAAGAACGAAGATCAGAAGTGAACTACAAAAAGGCCAAGGGAGATGACAGCAATATCAAAAGCAACACTTACATTCGAGCACAAGTGGTGGTGGAATGGGATAGCCATGGGACTTTAACCTGCAAATAGTTTGCATAAACCCTGATACAATATTCAGATCATTATTAGTCCTTAGATGATATGTATGATACCGGTAACATAGTATTCTGCGCACAATGATACATAGGCAACATTTTAGAAGATGGCTTGCAGTATTGTTCACACCTGAAGGAACTACACTTAATACATCTTTAGGCAACGTATATCCACGGAAGTCTAGTTTTTTAGGACTGCAATAAAACATAGTTGACT is from Miscanthus floridulus cultivar M001 chromosome 7, ASM1932011v1, whole genome shotgun sequence and encodes:
- the LOC136462427 gene encoding uncharacterized protein isoform X1 produces the protein MTAKTTRNKGGIDCTRGVSREQRAINRRNKLESSLVSSRSYVPSGNKRALNRAIKWMLEHHAAYEAYHNFEENLSAIAVQRFGEPFREGSNVAFEEKSFGEIVKPGQLTYPISTNYAVDLSSLVVSIALFDGDKMLFACSGIPIPHGRTRQSLTRFVTSAHLVTQFNENRNIDDKLRVAVRLPNDTTTDGFLGLYDKDIAIVTCLGFLGVRPIDLDLKVTPSPGDSLKAAGRAFNSGSLMAMSGSLYEKRRFIHLEHLNAWVPDSQDISKAVLGGPLLGCDNKILGINLDIYDPGDAILRYTFLPMDLLCKRLKHFQILNPKKLDFRGYTLPKDVLSVVPSGFMQTICRLKSHGYPIPPPLVLEFNGQLLNHFEECFGELLPWKGFPYGDPPGGSEECVWNQLPKEVVTDVSRRVVSLASFNGYVRSFACTGLLIKHGSKAKHTVILTSASLVRDRCNEDSIDNSLTIEVFLPPNQRAGGTLDFYNLDYNIAIVSLKKNFSAICPDDIFIKSAQNTSKKVVAIGRDAKFGILMAASGEVKRGNKSCKLDCKDVQLSTCKTKKAGIGGPLINLDGSFVGMNFWDGSGVTPFLPRHKIVEVLSGVNSLPSECGYNHPMPVSVGGGTKKGIQKNRWPVPEPYWYHGALDVGIHDLDKHIGRHLN
- the LOC136462427 gene encoding uncharacterized protein isoform X2, coding for MTAKTTRNKGGIDCTRGVSREQRAINRRNKLESSLVSSRSYVPSGNKRALNRAIKWMLELQRFGEPFREGSNVAFEEKSFGEIVKPGQLTYPISTNYAVDLSSLVVSIALFDGDKMLFACSGIPIPHGRTRQSLTRFVTSAHLVTQFNENRNIDDKLRVAVRLPNDTTTDGFLGLYDKDIAIVTCLGFLGVRPIDLDLKVTPSPGDSLKAAGRAFNSGSLMAMSGSLYEKRRFIHLEHLNAWVPDSQDISKAVLGGPLLGCDNKILGINLDIYDPGDAILRYTFLPMDLLCKRLKHFQILNPKKLDFRGYTLPKDVLSVVPSGFMQTICRLKSHGYPIPPPLVLEFNGQLLNHFEECFGELLPWKGFPYGDPPGGSEECVWNQLPKEVVTDVSRRVVSLASFNGYVRSFACTGLLIKHGSKAKHTVILTSASLVRDRCNEDSIDNSLTIEVFLPPNQRAGGTLDFYNLDYNIAIVSLKKNFSAICPDDIFIKSAQNTSKKVVAIGRDAKFGILMAASGEVKRGNKSCKLDCKDVQLSTCKTKKAGIGGPLINLDGSFVGMNFWDGSGVTPFLPRHKIVEVLSGVNSLPSECGYNHPMPVSVGGGTKKGIQKNRWPVPEPYWYHGALDVGIHDLDKHIGRHLN